A DNA window from Castanea sativa cultivar Marrone di Chiusa Pesio chromosome 7, ASM4071231v1 contains the following coding sequences:
- the LOC142644565 gene encoding uncharacterized protein LOC142644565 has product MAEDPMKLNQNLHCHYHQDRGHTTEDCRTLWNHLEQLVKEGRLKQFLYRPNGQGGYSGSINQGNNASRPPLGMINVIFATPGRTGSRPSRVMFVARTLAEKFNSEPKRIKGNIPPILGFSEEDKIKTTQPHDDALVVTLRIGRYDVKRVMVNQGGSSIATLGENGAGYILKK; this is encoded by the exons ATGGCAGAGGATCCCATGAAGCTtaatcaaaatctccattgccattatcatcaAGATAGGGGTCATACTACAGAGGATTGTAGgactctgtggaatcatttggagcagcTGGTTAAGGAAGGAAGGTTAAAGCAGTTTTTGTATCGGCCCAACGGCCAAGGAGGTTATTCAGGTTCGATAAATCAGGGTAACAATGCTTCAAGGCCTCCTTTGGGAATGATCAATGTTATCTTTGCTACTCCAGGTAGGACTGGTTCTCGTCCTTCCAGGGTGATGTTTGTGGCACGAACTCTTGCCGAGAAGTTTAACTCtgagccgaagaggattaaagggAATATCCCACCTATTTTAGGTTTCTCGGAAGAGGATAAGATCAAAACTAcccaaccccatgatgatgctttggtggttacaTTGAGGATAGGACgctatgatgtgaagagggtgatggtcaACCAAG gtgggagttcaattgccacttTAGGAGAAAATGGAGCTGGTTACATTCTTAAGAAATAA